The Malus sylvestris chromosome 12, drMalSylv7.2, whole genome shotgun sequence genome contains a region encoding:
- the LOC126593010 gene encoding F-box protein At2g02240-like, translating to MVLDDDHHHVHMDMQALLEGCIANVVSLTTPTDACRFSAVSRSFMSAAESDAVWDKFVPHDIPSILSHHSSSSSSSTSSKKELYLTLCENPILLDDGKMLFFLDKWSGKKCYMISARDFMIPWGDSPDKWGWHSVADSRFEEVAELRSVWWLEIRGNIETRILSPSTVYQAYLVFKLSATVDGFDRDDSLKVTVGLLGEEEVSSNRAVFLDQEEVPVGTSETQYPKKRTDGWFEMEMGEFFCPGEEDGAIIEMTCMEVNNWT from the exons ATGGTACTCGATGACGATCATCATCATGTTCACATGGATATGCAGGCGTTGCTCGAAGGATGCATAGCTAACGTCGTCTCCTTAACGACGCCTACAGACGCGTGCAGGTTTTCGGCGGTGTCTAGGAGTTTCATGTCGGCCGCCGAATCCGACGCCGTCTGGGACAAGTTCGTTCCCCATGATATCCCCTCCATCCTATCTCAccactcctcctcctcctcctcctccacgtCCTCCAAGAAGGAGCTTTACCTCACTCTCTGCGAAAACCCTATCCTTCTTGACGATGGCAAAATG CTGTTTTTTCTGGACAAATGGAGTGGGAAAAAATGTTACATGATATCGGCAAGGGACTTTATGATTCCTTGGGGTGATTCTCCTGACAAATGGGGATGGCATTCTGTTGCCGACTCCAG ATTTGAGGAGGTGGCTGAGCTTAGGTCTGTTTGGTGGCTTGAAATCCGTGGCAACATTGAGACACGGATTCTCTCTCCATCCACAGTCTATCAAGCTTATCTTGTGTTCAAGTTAAGTGCAACGGTGGATGGGTTTGATCGTGACGATTCCTTGAAAGTCACGGTAGGACTTCTTGGAGAAGAAGAGGTCAGTAGTAACCGCGCTGTGTTTCTGGACCAAGAAGAAGTCCCCGTCGGAACCAGTGAAACTCAATATCCGAAGAAAAGGACCGATGGCTGGTTTGAGATGGAGATGGGTGAGTTTTTCTGTCCAGGAGAAGAAGATGGTGCGATAATAGAGATGACTTGTATGGAGGTTAATAATTGGACTTAA